From the genome of Candidatus Binatia bacterium:
GCCGAAGAAGGAAACTCCGCTGTCGAGGAAGAAATCGCAATCGGGGAGGAGGCCTCGACCGATGGTCTGATCGGTACCAGTGCCGCCATCTGCCGTGTGCGCGAATTCATTGATAAAGCTGCAAGAAGCGACGCGACACTCCTGGTTACCGGTGAGAGCGGAACAGGAAAAGAACTGGTCGCGCGGGGCGTGCATGCGCGCAGCGCGCGGCGTGACCGGCCATTCGTTGCAGTCAATTGCGGTGCGATTCCGGCCAACCTCATCGAGAGCGAGCTGTTTGGCCACGTCAAGGGCGCCTTCACCGGGGCGGCAAGCGATCGTGCCGGACTGTTCCGCATGGCAGACAGCGGGACCATTTTCCTCGATGAGATCGGGGATCTTCCCCTCCCGTTGCAGGTGAAGTTGCTGCGCGTTCTCCAGGAACGCACCTTCACGCCGGTTGGTGCCGACAATCACGTGACTGTCGATGTGCGAGTGGTCGCTGCTACGAATCGACAGTTGAGCGAAGAGGTGCAAGTCGGCCGCTTCCGTGAGGACCTATTCTATCGCTTGAATGTGTTGACCCTGGAGTTGCCACCGTTGCGCGAGCGACGCCAGGACATCCCGTCCTTGGTTCGGCGGTTCCTTCGGCAGTCTTCTGAGTTCCACGGAAGGCGCGTAGAGCGGCTCTCGGTGGCGGCTTCGCGGCGTCTGCAAGCATACGATTACCCGGGTAATATCAGGGAACTAGAGAACATAATCGAGCATGCGGTGGCACTGTGCGACGGCGAGACGGTTCATGAGGAACATCTCCCTGGTTACATGCTGAAACCTGGCGTAAAGGGTGGGTGCGAGAGTCCATCTATTGCAATGTCTCCAGCCGTGGTGCCGCCGATTCGTGCGGCTGGAGGAATCGACAACCTGGAAGACAACCTGGCTGCCTACGAAAAAGCCATATTACTGCGCGCACTCAGCGATGCGGGCGGAGTGAAAAAGCGGGCCGCGGAGCTTCTCGGAATCAACTATCGCTCGTTTCGCCATCGGCTACAGAAATACGGGCTCGGAGGATTAGCGGCGTCCGAGCATGCCGAGGATGTCGCAGGGTGAACTGCGAAGCGCCGGCTCAGATGATCAGGGATCGCGTCAAGAAAATCACGGTGAACATTTCAGTAATCATCCGGCTGAGCCCCCTCAGGCTCCTGGGTTCTGATCTGGGTCATGGGCGATGTGCTCTATCAGACTCTGTGACGCCCACAATCCTGTCGGAGTCCGATACGCGAAAGACGTGTGGCGTGACGGCAAAAGATGGCCCGCCGGCAGCGTACAAGTGGGCTGCGTCAAAAAAGTCGCGGACAAAATATGTCAACTGCGTAAAGAAAGTAGCGTTTTTGACTGTGCGATCCGAGCGAAGGCGGCATTCGGCTTCGATCGAGTTCTGAATCAGTGGTGGTACGTGCCTTGCTTTGGTCACTGGTGTTGGAGGTTATCGACGAAGCAAGCCCACGCCCCGCTTGGATGACTTGACACTGGTGCAAATGGCAGAATTCGCCACTCAAACGGACGACAAAAAAAGAAGAGAATAGGAAAGGATAGGAGGACACAATGAAGGCAATAGGGAATAAGGGTTTCACGTTGATCGAACTGCTGGTGGTAGTGGCCATCATCGGTATCTTGGCGGCCATCGCCATTCCGCAGTTTGCTGTCTACCGGCAAAAGGGGTTCGACGCCCGGGCCGAGTCTGACCTGCGCAACGCGGCCACTGCCGAAGAGGCGAACTTTGCCACGAATCAGGCCTATGTGACCTGTACGACTGCTGCGCTCTGCGGCGGAACATCGACCACGACAGGGCTCCTGCCAGGCTACAAGCCATCGGCCGGGGTCGACCTTGCGATGGCGATCGTTGACCCCTCATCGTTCTCGGGCACTGCGACCCATACGGCCGGCACTGGCAAGATCTGGAACTACCTGAGCGCGTCTGGTGGTCTTCAACCGTAGCGCGTCTGGTGGTATTCAGTAGACGGTCGCGAAAAATGGGACCGTGGGGACGGGCGTTCTGCCCGTCCCCATTTTTTTGCTCGCCTACCGCCAGCCCAGGGAATTCCACTGCCCCAATTGCATCCGATGGCCGTGGACTAAAGCGATGCATTCTTCGTCGAGTTGCGATCCTCCCCGGCATTTGTCATGGAATCAAGGCGTGGAACACAAGGCTCAAACTGCGGCGCGTCTGGCGGTGGTCTGGATCGCGATCGGGTTACTGGCGGCGGCGGTGATGCGGGCCGACGGTGCGCTAGGCCGGCAGTTGGAGGTTAGCGCCAAGCCAAGCGAGCTGATTTACCTACCGCCGACGCCTTTTCTGAAGGCAGTCTGCCTTGGTTACCAGCACGCCTTGGCGGATGTTCTGTGGTTCCGCACGATCAGCTATTTCGGGCGACATTATCGGGACGATCGCCTCTACCCGTGGCTTGCAGGAATGTGCAACGCCGTCACAGACCTGGATCCGGCGGCTGAGTACGTCTACCGCTTCGGTGGACTCATTTTATTATGGGAAGCCGATTTCACCGATGCCGGCATTGCGTTGCTGGAAAAAGGGACGCAGAACATCCCGGCATCCTGGGAACTGCAGTACATGCTCGGGTTTAGCTACTACTTCTTCAAAGACGACCTGGCGGCGGCGAGCCGTACGCTGCAGGCTGCCGCCTTGTTGCCTGATGCTCCGGAATTCGTGAGCGGTTTGGCAGCGCTGACGCATGCGGCGCGTGAAGGGGCGAGCCGGGCCATAGACTTCCTCACGGAAGTGGAACGCAACAGCACCAGCGATGAAATACGCAAAGTGATTCGCCAGCGCATTCGCGAGCTCACGCTGTCTCGGGATATTGAGGCGCTACAGGCGGCGACCGAGGCTTTTGCGAAGCGGTTCTCACGCCAGCCGATGGCTCTCGAAGAGCTCGTCAGTACGGGGATGCTTGCTTCGATTCCGCCGGAGCCATTTGGGGGACGATATCTTTACGATCCACAGACGAGGCGAGTGCAGAGCAGCCTGGGTCATCAGCCGCGGCACCTGAGCAGCAGCCGAAAGCGTGAGCAGCTTCTCAAACGGCTAGGTCAGGAGAGCGATCATGGGTCTCGTCCTTGAGCTCATTGAGCTCACCAAGCACTTTCGAACGAACTGGATGTTCCGCACGGTCCGTGCCGTGGACCGTCTCACGCTGTCGGTAAAAGACGGCGAGGTCTTCGGGCTTATCGGCCACAACGGATCAGGCAAGACCACTACCTTCAAATTGCTTGTGGGATTATTGCGACCGACGCATGGCGTTGTGCTTTGGGATGGTGCGCCACTCGAGTGGTGCCAACCGCGCGGCTCGATCGGGTTCGCGCCGGAACAACCATACTTCTACGATTACCTGACCGTGCGGGAGACATTGAATTTCTACGGTCAACTGTACGGTATGAAAGCGGCCCAGCGCTGGCAGCGTGTCAATGCCCTGGGGGCGGAGCTTCAGATCGCGCACAAGATGGACGCGCCGATCCGGACGCTGTCGAAGGGCACTCTGCAGCGCGTCGCGGTTGCGCAGGCCATCATGCAGCAGCCCCGGCTCGTCATCCTCGATGAGCCAATGTCGGGACTCGATCCCGCCGGGCGCAAGCACATGCGTGAGTTGATCCTGTCGCTCAAACAAAACGGGACGACGGTTCTTTTTTCTTCCCACGTGCTGAGTGATGCCGAAGCGCTTTGCGATCGCGTCGCGATTCTCGTCGAAGGACAATTGCGGGAGGTCGTCGAGCTAGGCCAGGACGCCGCCGCTCCGACATCGTATACGCTGGTGTGCGTCGAGGTGCCCAGTCAGACCCTGGCCGCGCTGGGGCGCATTGCCGTGGCGCCGCCCGCTGGCGGACCCAAGCGCTGGACCGTCAAATGCGCAGACCAGGTTGCGGTTCGTGCCGTTCTTGCAGAGTTACAGGCTGCCGGCGCATATGTGGAAGCCATTATGCCGGAACGGCCAACGCTCGAACAACGGTTTATGCACCATGTTGGAAAGGGCGCTGCTGCGGACTGACTTCATATATGCCTGTCTGGGTCATGGGCGCGCACTGCACCGTTACCTGCTGCCGAGTGGCAGTTCGGCGAGATCGTTTGCCCGTACCGTGCGCGCAGAAGCCCAATCTGCAGCGCCCAGGGCGCCCGTGGTTCGGGCGCGTACATGCGAGATGAAATCGACGGCGACGCAGCGGACAATCTCGAAGCGTGCCCTGCTCTTGCTGGTCGTGCTTGCCATGTTTCCGTACGCCAATGCCTTGAACGCTGGCTTTACCTTCGACGACGAGGCCGACATCCAGAAAAACCCCGCCATCACAGGTGGCCTTGACTTGGCGCGGATAGTTGCTGCTCCATTTCCTCCCGGCACGATATATCGTCCGTTCGCCGTGTTGACCTTTGCTCTCAATGAGAGGCTAGCGCCGGGGAACACCGTCGCGTACCACGGTGTGAACGTCTTGTTGCACGCGGGTGTCGCTGTTCTCGTTTTCGTTCTCGCCAGACGCCTGTTCGGTTCGGTTCGAACTGCGCAGATTGCTGCCGTGCTGTTCGCGCTCCATCCGGTCCACACGGAAGCGGTCACCAGCCTGGTTGGCAGGACGGAGCTGTTGGCGGCTCTGTTTGGCCTGGCAGCGATCCTGAGTATGGACCGAGCCGATACCGCCGCGCATTGGCCGGCGCGGGTCAGCTTGTACCTGCTTTCGCTCACAAGCTTCTCGCTCGCCTTATTCAGCAAGGAGAGCGCGCTGGTGGTCGTGCCGCTCATCCTATTGTTTCGCATCGCCCGTCGTAGGGAGCCATTGGTGACAGGCCTTGTGACCCAGTTGGGCAGCCTCGATTGGGTTCCGTATGCGCTGTGTGCGGGTGTCTTCCTGTTCTTCCGGTACCTGGTGGTGGGGGGCCTGATGGTGAACACCCCCACTCCACTCGACAATGCACTGGCGTTTGTTCCGTGGAGCATCCGCGTTCGTTCCGCCCTGGGTATTCTCTGGGATTACTTCGGGCTTCTGAACTTCCCCCTCGTACTGGCCGCAGATTATTCTTACGCACAGGTCCACATTATCGATACCTGGACCACCCCGAGGTTCGTGGCCGGGCTAGCGTTAGGGGTGGCTGCAGGGTGTGTGATTGTACGTGATCGCCGGCCGGCCATTACCTTCGCAGTGGCGTTTCCGTTCGTTGCGTTGTCTCTGACCTCCAACCTGTTATTTCCTGTTGGCACGATCAAGGCGGAGAGGCTCTTGTATTTCCCATCCGTAGGGTGGGCGCTTCTGGTCGCGTTCGGATTCGATCACCTGACACGCGTGCAACGGTACCGTCCGATCATCATCGGGCTCTTAGCGATCCTGGTTGGAGCTTTCGCGCTTCGCACTTGGACGCGGAATTCGGACTGGCTCGACGATGCGACCCTCTATCGCAGCATGGTACGCAGCGCGCCGAACAGCGCCAAAGCGCACTACAATATGGGGGTCGCCTTCCAGAAAGAGGGCGCTGACGCGGCAGCCATTGCCGAATTTCGTCGCGCGCTGGAGATCTATCCCTATGATGCCGGTGCCGGCGCACCGTTGGGGATCGGGATCTCCTACGAGAAGCAGGGGCGTATGGATCAAGCCATTGAGTGGTACAAGAAGGCCTTGGACCTCGAGCCGGAACTCGGCGGGGCGCATACCAACCTGTGCCGTGCCCTGTTGCGCGAGAGGCGGTTTGACGAAGCGGCCACTGCGTGCCGCAGGGGTCTACGCTACTCTCCCAGCGACGCCAATCTGCTCAAGTGGCTGGGGGCAAGCCTCGTCGGCGCGGGAGAGATGGGGAAGGGGGTCGCGGTGTGGCGCCGTTCACTCGCGCTCAACGAACAGGATGAAGAATTGCGTGACCGCCTGGCTCAGCTAGAGTCCGCCAGTGCGGGGTCAGATCAGCGCGTGGTGGCGCCGCGATGATGATCCTCGCCATAGCCCTCAACACCAGTCGAGAGGCTATCCGTAACAAGGTTCTCTATTCCATCCTGCTCTTCGCCTGTTTGGTGACGGCGATTTCTGCGGCCTTCGGATCGGCGTCGATCGGCGACACCAGCAAGTTTGTCAAGGATTTCAGCCTGTTCAGCATCTCCCTTTTCGGCGTGGTGACGACCGTGGTGCTGGGTGTCACGCTGCTCCACAAAGAGCTGGTGAAGCGCACCATCTACAACATCCTATCCAAACCGGTGGCGCGTTGGCAGTTTCTTCTGGGCAAGTTCTTGGGACTATTCGTGACCCTGGCGATCATGATGCTGTTGATGACCACGGCCCTGTTGGTCCTGCTGTGGTTTCTGGAGCACCGCATCGACTGGGAGCTGTTGCCGGTGATCGGTGCGATGATGCTGGAACTCACCGTGCTGCTGGCAGTGGCCATCTTCTTCTCCTCGATGGTCGTCACTCCGACGCTGGCTGGGTTGTTCACTGTCGGGACGTTCATCGCCGGCCGCTCGTCGGCGGTGCTGGCGTACTTCTTCAACGCCGAGCAGCCGGTTGCCTTGCGATACGCCATCAAGGTGCTCTACGTTGCGCTGCCGCACCTCGACCGGTTGTACGTGGCAGACCAAGTTGTATCTGGCGTGGCCCTTCCGGCTTCCTATTACCTGTACGCTACGGTGTACGCGCTGGGGTACGTTACGCTCTTGTTGCTGCTCAGCATGGTGATCTTCCGTCGCCGAGAATTTCTGTAGGCGCGCTCAATGATCCCACCGGTGCCATTGCGCACCAGATGCTTGGCCGGGCCTACTATGGCGGTGGTGATTCGGTGAATGCTGAACGCGAGCTGGTGGTGGCGCTGCGGCTTTCGGACCATGATCCTGATACCTACTTGTATCTGGCGAAGGTGTATGCTGGCCGCGGCGCCACGGCGTTGGCGCGGACGCACCTGCGGCGCTTTCTCGAGCTGGTACCCGGCGACCCAGAAGGGTTAGAGTTGCTGACGACGATCACTAGTGGCGATGGAGCCTAACCAATGCTGTATCTGATGGCCTTTGTCAGCGGGGCAATGATCGGGAGCTTCCTCAACGTGTGCATTTACCGCTTGCCGGCAGGCGAATCGATCGTGTTTCCATCCTCTCACTGCCCCGCTTGCGGCGTGCCGATTTCTTACCGCGACAACATTCCGCTGCTTGGCTATCTGCTGCTGCGCGGGCGCTGTCGCGCCTGCGGTGGCGCGATTTCCCTTCGCTATCCCCTCGTGGAGGCACTTACCGGTGTCGCCATGGTGCTGCTCCTGTATCAATTCGGTGTCTCCCCAGCGCTCGTGGTGTACGGCTTTTTCGTGGCGGCCCTGATCGTCATCAGTTTCATCGATTTGGATCATCAGATCATTCCGGACGTCATTAGCCTGCCGGGTATCGTCGTCGGCTTGGTCTGTTCGGCCCTCGGCCAAGGTCCGCCGTTTGTTGCCAGCGTGCTTGGCGCCCTGGTCGGTGGCGGCATCTTGTATGCGGTCGCCGTTGGGTACCACGCTATCACTGGGCGGGAAGGCATGGGTGGGGGCGACATCAAGTTGCTGGCGATGATCGGCGCCTTCCTTGGCTGGCGCGCCGTGCTTGTGACCCTCCTTGTTGGCTCTTTTTCTGGCGCCCTTGTCGGGGTTGCCTTGATCGCGGCCCGAGGTACCGATGCCCGCATGCCGATTCCGTTCGGCCCGTTTCTCGCCCTGGGCGCAGTCTGCGCGCTTGCCTTCGGCGAGCGATTGATCGAGTGGTACCTGCGCTTTGCGTTCGCCATGTAATTATCTCCCGGTGTTGTCACGTCGCCTGCCCACTTGCAACTGTACCGTCTTATGCAGTAGTATTTGCGCCTGATAGTGTAGGTGTCCGCCGCATTGCCGCAATGCGTCGGGGGCGTGTCGTCGTATGGGTAGTGGCAGGGGATTTTCTCTCTTGGAGTTGATCGTCGTTCTGTCGCTCGTGTCGATTCTGGCTGGGCTCGGCGGGCTGGCGCACCAGACGTTGCGTCCGCGGTTGAATCTCAGCATGGCCGCCCGGGAACTGATGATGGACTTGAAACTGGTGCGGATGCGTGCGGTCGCGGAGCATGTCAATTACCGCATCGTGTTCCCTGACGGGAGTGCGAGCTATCAGCCGCAGCGCAAGGTCACGGGCGGTTACAAGAATGAGGGTCGTCCCGTATCGCTTCCTCGTGGCGTCCTGATCGCTGACTGCACGGCGCGCGACGGGGCCATCAGTTTCGTGCCGCGGGGTAACGCTGGGAGTTTCGGCACCGTGACGATTCGCAACGAGACGGGCGAAGAGCGCCACGTCAGCGTCAACATTGCAGGCCAGATGCGGGCGTACTAGTCGTGGAAGGCCCTACGGTCAAAGGGTTCACCTTGGTGGAGCTGATGGTGGCGCTTGTCCTGCTGTCTGTGGCTGCGCTCGGGCTGACGAGCACGCTAATCAGCACGCACCGGGCGTTGAGAGTCAGCCAGAAATGGATGGAAGCGACGCAGTTGGCGATCGAGGGCATCGAACAGCTACGCGCTGGTCAGGTTCCCGCCTCGGCGCCAAGCGCGGGGGCCTTTGCTCGCTCTGCGGTCATCGTACCCTGGGACGGGCATTTCGGATTGCAGCAACTGGAGGTGACGGTGTCATGGAACGATGGCGAACAGCACAGGTTCCAGCTGGTAACATTGGCACGCCGCTGAAGCCAGACCTCGGCACTCAGCGCGGCACGAGCTTGGTCGAGCTGCTCACCAGCATGGTGTGCGTCTCGCTGTTGATGGCGATGTCCTACGGTTTTGCCTGCAACGCCTTTTTGAGCGCGCGGGTACAGGAGGGGAAAAGCGACGCTCAGGAGGTGACGCTCATGGCGATCGACCTTCTGACGCGCGAAGTGCGCATGGCCGGCTTCAGTGCCGCGGGGAAGCCTGTGATTGGTGTGCGTGTCGCTGCCGCAGAATACGTGGAAGTGGCGAGCGACTTCGACGGAGACGGCGATAGCGACGAGGCCAACGAACTGATCGCGTATAGTTATAATGACAACAAGCACCAGCTCGTCCGGGCCACCGGTGGCGCCAGTCCACAGCCGTTGGTGCCGAACGTGCCACCGGGTGGGCTCCGATTTTCGTACTTCGATGCAAGCGGAGCCGAGATTCCCGTGTCCGCCGGAACCCTGCCGCTCGAACAGCGTCGGCGTATTCGCCGCGTCGACGTTGTGTTACGCACGCAGTCGGCGGATGCCGACCCGGCCGGCGCGTTGCCGTCTATCTCCACGGTGTCGAGCAGCATTTGCCTCCGCAACCAGTAGTCAGATCGATGACTCAGCGCGGCACCGCATTGGTCGTCACTCTGAGCATTATCATGGTCCTGTTGCCTCTGGGGGCCTACCTGGTCCTGCAGTGCCGTACGGATCTGATGATTCAGCGCAATTTCCGCAACGAAGTGGAGGCGTTCTACGTCGCCGAAGCCGGACTCGATCACGCCGTTGCTGACATCCCCCCGGGGCAGTCTTTCGACGATGTTCTGGCCGGCCCTGACGGCATCGCCGGCACCGCCGATGATGGCCTTTTTCCATTCAGCGAGGGAGCGGCGGGTGAGTTCCCGTATCCGCCGTTTCACTATGAGGTGCGCGTTACCCCGACCGCAAACAACTCGCTCTCCATTCTGAGTCATGGCACCGGGAAAGACGGCGCTACCAAAGTGGTCGGGGCATTGGTCTCGCGCTCCCCGCTCCCCTTCACTCCAGCTGCGCTATATGTCCAGAACAATATGGGACGAGTGGAACTCGGCCCTGGCACGTTCTTGTTGTCCGGGTTGGACCATCGTCTGGATGATACACCAGAGAAGCCGAGCGGAACCGCGGCGCCGGTCCCTGCTTTGGGCAGCCCAGATGGCGAGGCGGAGTCGGCGTTGCGAAACCATCTGCCCGATGAACTCGCCGGGCGCTTCCTCGGTGCCGGTGGCCCTCCGAGCATAGCCGTGACTCCGCCTTTCGATGTTGGGGCGCTGGCGTTGCGATTGGCTGACCAGCCCCAATGCGCCAGATTCGGTGCCGTCGCCTCCGGTGAGTCGCTGGAATTCGGAACGCCACGCGTACCGCAGATCTCGCTCGTAAGCGGCGACGTCGAGGTGCCCGGTCGCCTTGTTGGCAATGGCGTGCTCGTCATTCAGGGCACTTTGCACGTCGGCGGCACGTTCGACTTCACCGGAATTGTGATCGCGTTGGGGGGGCTGGTCTTTGACCCGTCAAGCAATGTCGAGATCGCTGGCGCGTTCTGGCATGGAAGGACAGAGGACGAGCGGCTGCGGCTGCTGGGGACGGGCGCGATCATGTACAGTAGCTTGGCCCTTGCCGGCGTCGACAACGCATTCCCCGGACTGC
Proteins encoded in this window:
- a CDS encoding tetratricopeptide repeat protein, translated to MNAERELVVALRLSDHDPDTYLYLAKVYAGRGATALARTHLRRFLELVPGDPEGLELLTTITSGDGA
- a CDS encoding A24 family peptidase; this encodes MLYLMAFVSGAMIGSFLNVCIYRLPAGESIVFPSSHCPACGVPISYRDNIPLLGYLLLRGRCRACGGAISLRYPLVEALTGVAMVLLLYQFGVSPALVVYGFFVAALIVISFIDLDHQIIPDVISLPGIVVGLVCSALGQGPPFVASVLGALVGGGILYAVAVGYHAITGREGMGGGDIKLLAMIGAFLGWRAVLVTLLVGSFSGALVGVALIAARGTDARMPIPFGPFLALGAVCALAFGERLIEWYLRFAFAM
- a CDS encoding GspH/FimT family pseudopilin, with translation MGSGRGFSLLELIVVLSLVSILAGLGGLAHQTLRPRLNLSMAARELMMDLKLVRMRAVAEHVNYRIVFPDGSASYQPQRKVTGGYKNEGRPVSLPRGVLIADCTARDGAISFVPRGNAGSFGTVTIRNETGEERHVSVNIAGQMRAY
- a CDS encoding type II secretion system protein, with translation MEGPTVKGFTLVELMVALVLLSVAALGLTSTLISTHRALRVSQKWMEATQLAIEGIEQLRAGQVPASAPSAGAFARSAVIVPWDGHFGLQQLEVTVSWNDGEQHRFQLVTLARR
- a CDS encoding ABC transporter permease subunit translates to MMILAIALNTSREAIRNKVLYSILLFACLVTAISAAFGSASIGDTSKFVKDFSLFSISLFGVVTTVVLGVTLLHKELVKRTIYNILSKPVARWQFLLGKFLGLFVTLAIMMLLMTTALLVLLWFLEHRIDWELLPVIGAMMLELTVLLAVAIFFSSMVVTPTLAGLFTVGTFIAGRSSAVLAYFFNAEQPVALRYAIKVLYVALPHLDRLYVADQVVSGVALPASYYLYATVYALGYVTLLLLLSMVIFRRREFL
- a CDS encoding tetratricopeptide repeat protein translates to MKSTATQRTISKRALLLLVVLAMFPYANALNAGFTFDDEADIQKNPAITGGLDLARIVAAPFPPGTIYRPFAVLTFALNERLAPGNTVAYHGVNVLLHAGVAVLVFVLARRLFGSVRTAQIAAVLFALHPVHTEAVTSLVGRTELLAALFGLAAILSMDRADTAAHWPARVSLYLLSLTSFSLALFSKESALVVVPLILLFRIARRREPLVTGLVTQLGSLDWVPYALCAGVFLFFRYLVVGGLMVNTPTPLDNALAFVPWSIRVRSALGILWDYFGLLNFPLVLAADYSYAQVHIIDTWTTPRFVAGLALGVAAGCVIVRDRRPAITFAVAFPFVALSLTSNLLFPVGTIKAERLLYFPSVGWALLVAFGFDHLTRVQRYRPIIIGLLAILVGAFALRTWTRNSDWLDDATLYRSMVRSAPNSAKAHYNMGVAFQKEGADAAAIAEFRRALEIYPYDAGAGAPLGIGISYEKQGRMDQAIEWYKKALDLEPELGGAHTNLCRALLRERRFDEAATACRRGLRYSPSDANLLKWLGASLVGAGEMGKGVAVWRRSLALNEQDEELRDRLAQLESASAGSDQRVVAPR
- a CDS encoding ABC transporter ATP-binding protein, which translates into the protein MGLVLELIELTKHFRTNWMFRTVRAVDRLTLSVKDGEVFGLIGHNGSGKTTTFKLLVGLLRPTHGVVLWDGAPLEWCQPRGSIGFAPEQPYFYDYLTVRETLNFYGQLYGMKAAQRWQRVNALGAELQIAHKMDAPIRTLSKGTLQRVAVAQAIMQQPRLVILDEPMSGLDPAGRKHMRELILSLKQNGTTVLFSSHVLSDAEALCDRVAILVEGQLREVVELGQDAAAPTSYTLVCVEVPSQTLAALGRIAVAPPAGGPKRWTVKCADQVAVRAVLAELQAAGAYVEAIMPERPTLEQRFMHHVGKGAAAD
- a CDS encoding prepilin-type N-terminal cleavage/methylation domain-containing protein; this translates as MKAIGNKGFTLIELLVVVAIIGILAAIAIPQFAVYRQKGFDARAESDLRNAATAEEANFATNQAYVTCTTAALCGGTSTTTGLLPGYKPSAGVDLAMAIVDPSSFSGTATHTAGTGKIWNYLSASGGLQP
- a CDS encoding sigma 54-interacting transcriptional regulator, whose amino-acid sequence is MTGSVLDPAEQLRGRLERFLFFRVVLASLFLGALALALLLSGGQQYAVSIAVLQLSIAATYALTILSAVLVLRLKRLLVFAYLQVAFDVALTTGVIFVTGGSDSPFGFLYSLVVINASMLLSTPGAIVAASVSSIAYAALVLALNLGLIAHPAYPFQPSPIDLQFSVRFAITNVTFYLIAFLATLLVRRLHQTEELLEKGEAERDRLASVQEALARHIGSALVTTDAEGRVSSLNYVAEELAGARALEVIGKDIGTIFTPLRQTAIGRLQFLQSSGSIQPTEFQHRTDTGRQLILRCSTVVLQDTYRNPIGALFILQDITALRQLEQRLQAEEGNSAVEEEIAIGEEASTDGLIGTSAAICRVREFIDKAARSDATLLVTGESGTGKELVARGVHARSARRDRPFVAVNCGAIPANLIESELFGHVKGAFTGAASDRAGLFRMADSGTIFLDEIGDLPLPLQVKLLRVLQERTFTPVGADNHVTVDVRVVAATNRQLSEEVQVGRFREDLFYRLNVLTLELPPLRERRQDIPSLVRRFLRQSSEFHGRRVERLSVAASRRLQAYDYPGNIRELENIIEHAVALCDGETVHEEHLPGYMLKPGVKGGCESPSIAMSPAVVPPIRAAGGIDNLEDNLAAYEKAILLRALSDAGGVKKRAAELLGINYRSFRHRLQKYGLGGLAASEHAEDVAG